The following coding sequences are from one Streptomyces sp. V3I7 window:
- the femX gene encoding peptidoglycan bridge formation glycyltransferase FemX, with protein sequence MSLTLRTISREQHLAYIQSLPSASHMQVPAWADVKAEWRSESLGWFDERTGELVGAGLVLYRQLPKLKRYLAYLPEGPVINWFAPNLDDWLQPMLAHLKQQGAFSVKMGPPVIIRRWNATSIKQGIQDPDVKRLRDIEADFIEPRAFEVADKLRRMGWQQGEDGGAGFGDVQPRYVFQVPLANRSLEEVHKNFNQLWRRNIKKAEKAGVEVVQGGYEDLEEWQRLYEITAVRDHFRPRPLSYFQRMWTALNSEDPNRMRLYFAQHNGVNLSAATMLIVGGHVWYSYGASDNIGREVRPSNAMQWRMLRDAYALGATVYDLRGISDSLDETDHLFGLIQFKVGTGGEAAEYLGEWDFPLNKLLHKALDIYMSRR encoded by the coding sequence ATGAGCCTGACCCTGAGGACCATCAGCCGCGAGCAGCATCTGGCATATATCCAGAGCCTGCCGTCGGCGAGCCACATGCAGGTCCCGGCATGGGCAGACGTCAAGGCGGAGTGGCGCTCCGAGAGCCTCGGCTGGTTCGACGAGCGGACCGGCGAGCTCGTCGGCGCGGGCCTGGTGCTCTACCGCCAGCTGCCCAAGCTCAAGCGCTACCTCGCCTACCTCCCCGAGGGCCCGGTCATCAACTGGTTCGCGCCGAACCTCGACGACTGGCTCCAGCCGATGCTCGCGCACCTCAAGCAGCAGGGCGCCTTCTCCGTGAAGATGGGCCCGCCGGTGATCATCCGGCGCTGGAACGCCACCTCTATCAAGCAGGGCATCCAGGACCCGGATGTCAAGCGTCTGCGCGACATCGAGGCCGACTTCATCGAGCCGCGCGCCTTCGAGGTCGCCGACAAGCTGCGCCGCATGGGCTGGCAGCAGGGTGAGGACGGCGGCGCCGGCTTCGGCGACGTCCAGCCCCGCTACGTCTTCCAGGTGCCGCTGGCGAACCGCTCCCTGGAAGAGGTGCACAAGAACTTCAACCAGCTGTGGCGCCGCAACATCAAGAAGGCCGAGAAGGCCGGCGTCGAGGTCGTCCAGGGCGGCTACGAGGACCTCGAGGAATGGCAGCGGCTGTACGAGATCACCGCCGTGCGCGACCACTTCCGGCCGCGCCCGCTGTCGTACTTCCAGCGGATGTGGACGGCCCTCAACAGCGAGGACCCCAACCGCATGCGGCTGTACTTCGCGCAGCACAACGGCGTGAACCTGTCCGCGGCGACGATGCTGATCGTGGGCGGCCACGTCTGGTACTCCTACGGCGCCTCCGACAACATCGGCCGTGAGGTCCGGCCCTCGAACGCGATGCAGTGGCGGATGCTGCGCGACGCCTACGCGCTCGGCGCCACCGTCTACGACCTGCGCGGCATCTCCGACTCGCTCGACGAGACCGACCACCTCTTCGGCCTGATCCAGTTCAAGGTCGGCACGGGTGGCGAGGCCGCCGAGTACCTCGGCGAGTGGGACTTCCCCCTCAACAAGCTGCTCCACAAGGCGCTCGACATCTACATGTCGCGTCGCTGA
- a CDS encoding transglycosylase domain-containing protein, with protein MPSWKLVTGLCLTFFGSLIALFGVGYAMVGLPSENAAAKSQSNVYYWADKTQMVTAGSGANRQNIPFDQIPKEMGFAVISAENKTFYKDSGVDPMGIARALVNMARGGNTQGGSTITQQFVKNTYLNQEQTISRKFREMLISLKVGTKLTKQQILQGYLNTSYYGRGASGIQAAAQTYYGKDAVKLTPSECAVLAALLKGPTYYDPAGNPNWDPAATQAANTRRSKLRWHWILGEMHKDGHLTDAQYQKAVSHYPKPQGRKAIKGMTGQISYLADTAKKYVLNHSKITEQQFDQGGYQIYTTFDKKKVQALSAAVKKIEKSRLDPEHRQRDKYAQFGAASVVPNDGRIVALYGGAGYENGHFTNNADTSGVPVGSTWKPFVLAAAMQYGTYKTDGVGVSPMSKYNGDDHLRVRNPDGTYVQTKDNKDFYQNNESDHPWGYITLRKAMEQSINTPFVQLGWDVGMGKVRDVAEKAGILKDSFAYPNPSFALGTSTPSAIRMADAYATFAASGQHADPYSVTAVKKDGQEVHGFSKPEVKEAIRADVANNVTDTLENVIQNGTGQKARALGRHAAGKTGTTDSNKSAWFVGYTKQLSTSVAMFRENPKNHKLLSMNGTAGVASIHGGDIPTSVWTEYMKVALQNEPDSPFPPAVKIGQIADEAGAPSPTPSASATQSESPSASPSTSPSETAEPSPSASETCKWKWVCPDPTDTAGTDGGTTSTPTAPETTDPGTTKGNGNGGIFGGPAG; from the coding sequence ATGCCGTCCTGGAAGCTCGTCACCGGTCTGTGTCTGACCTTCTTCGGCAGCCTCATCGCGCTGTTCGGTGTGGGGTACGCGATGGTGGGCCTGCCCAGCGAGAATGCCGCCGCCAAGTCGCAGAGCAACGTCTATTACTGGGCTGACAAGACCCAGATGGTCACGGCAGGCTCGGGTGCGAACCGGCAGAACATCCCCTTCGATCAGATTCCGAAGGAGATGGGGTTCGCGGTGATCTCGGCCGAGAACAAGACCTTCTACAAGGACTCGGGCGTCGACCCCATGGGTATCGCGCGTGCCTTGGTCAACATGGCCCGGGGGGGAAATACGCAGGGTGGTTCGACGATCACCCAGCAGTTCGTCAAGAACACCTACCTGAACCAGGAGCAGACGATCTCCCGGAAGTTCAGGGAGATGCTCATCTCCCTCAAGGTGGGAACGAAGCTCACGAAGCAGCAGATCTTGCAGGGGTACCTGAACACGTCGTACTACGGTCGTGGCGCCTCGGGCATCCAGGCCGCCGCACAGACCTACTACGGCAAGGACGCGGTCAAGCTCACCCCGAGCGAGTGTGCCGTCCTCGCCGCTCTCCTCAAGGGGCCGACGTACTACGACCCGGCGGGTAACCCGAACTGGGACCCGGCGGCGACGCAGGCGGCCAACACCAGGCGCTCCAAGCTCCGTTGGCACTGGATTCTCGGTGAGATGCACAAGGACGGGCATCTCACGGACGCTCAGTACCAGAAGGCTGTCTCGCACTATCCCAAGCCTCAGGGCCGCAAGGCGATCAAGGGGATGACCGGCCAGATCAGCTATCTCGCCGACACGGCCAAGAAGTACGTCCTGAACCACTCCAAGATCACGGAGCAGCAGTTCGACCAGGGCGGCTACCAGATCTACACGACCTTCGACAAGAAGAAGGTCCAGGCGCTGAGCGCGGCGGTCAAGAAGATCGAGAAGAGCCGACTCGACCCCGAGCACCGTCAGAGGGACAAGTACGCCCAGTTCGGCGCGGCGTCCGTGGTGCCGAATGACGGCAGGATCGTCGCGCTCTACGGCGGCGCTGGTTACGAGAACGGTCACTTCACGAACAACGCGGACACCTCGGGTGTCCCCGTGGGCTCGACCTGGAAGCCGTTCGTGCTCGCCGCGGCCATGCAGTACGGCACGTACAAGACCGACGGCGTCGGTGTATCGCCCATGAGTAAGTACAACGGCGACGACCACCTCAGGGTCCGCAACCCGGATGGCACCTACGTCCAGACCAAGGACAACAAGGACTTCTACCAGAACAACGAGAGCGACCACCCCTGGGGCTACATCACCCTTCGCAAGGCGATGGAGCAGTCCATCAACACGCCGTTCGTACAGCTCGGCTGGGACGTCGGCATGGGGAAGGTCAGGGACGTCGCCGAGAAGGCGGGAATCCTGAAGGACAGCTTCGCCTACCCCAACCCGTCCTTCGCCCTCGGTACCTCCACGCCCAGCGCGATCCGTATGGCCGACGCCTACGCGACGTTCGCTGCCTCGGGACAGCACGCGGACCCGTACTCCGTGACCGCCGTCAAGAAGGACGGCCAGGAGGTGCACGGCTTCAGCAAGCCGGAGGTGAAGGAAGCGATCCGGGCGGACGTGGCCAACAACGTCACGGACACGCTCGAGAACGTGATCCAGAATGGTACGGGCCAGAAGGCCAGGGCCCTGGGCAGGCACGCGGCCGGTAAGACCGGTACCACCGACAGCAACAAGTCGGCCTGGTTCGTCGGCTACACCAAGCAGCTCTCGACCTCGGTCGCGATGTTCCGGGAGAACCCGAAGAACCACAAGCTGCTCTCCATGAACGGCACCGCCGGCGTGGCATCCATCCACGGTGGTGACATCCCGACGTCTGTGTGGACCGAGTACATGAAGGTCGCACTTCAGAATGAGCCCGATTCCCCGTTCCCGCCGGCCGTGAAGATCGGCCAGATCGCGGACGAGGCAGGTGCCCCCTCCCCGACACCGTCGGCCAGCGCCACGCAGAGTGAGTCCCCGAGCGCGTCGCCGAGCACCTCGCCCAGTGAGACAGCCGAACCGTCTCCCTCGGCCAGCGAGACCTGCAAGTGGAAGTGGGTCTGCCCCGACCCGACCGACACGGCCGGTACAGACGGCGGTACGACCTCGACACCGACCGCCCCGGAAACGACCGACCCGGGTACCACCAAGGGCAATGGCAACGGAGGCATCTTCGGCGGACCTGCCGGATAA
- a CDS encoding glycosyltransferase family 87 protein, protein MPSAETTPAGVHEPESVRPTREDEVAAAASELIGGPIGRRALLGTSWWTPVRIVALVAIGMFALGLIQKVPCYDGAWFFGASSQYTHACYSDIPHLYQGRGFADGLVPYFDRLPGDMDYLEYPVLTGVFMEVASWLTPSSGTIQHQEQWYWFVNAGMLMVCAAVIAVCVSRTNARRPWDGLLVALAPAFALTATINWDLLAVALTAAAMLMWARGRALAFGALLGLATAAKLYPVLLLGPLLVLCWRAGKWRDFGKALGGAVVAWLVVNLPVMLFAFDGWSKFYTFSQERGVDFGSFWLIWAQNSSHPLTTDTVNMLATLLMVLCSAGIAALTFTAPRRPRFAQLAFLIVAAFVVTNKVYSPQYVLWLIPLAVLARPKWRDFLIWQACEVAYFLGIWMYLAYTTSGDAHKGLPAHGYHWAILLHLLGTLYLCAVVVRDILMPERDVVRRNGADDPAGGVLDGAEDVFVLGTSGHPPRHAAHFDGPQVEWRSRDAAAPMVPSAETPTGGSL, encoded by the coding sequence ATGCCCAGTGCAGAAACGACGCCCGCGGGCGTGCACGAGCCGGAGTCGGTGCGGCCGACCCGCGAGGACGAGGTCGCCGCGGCCGCCAGTGAGCTGATCGGCGGCCCCATCGGTCGGCGTGCCCTGCTCGGGACGTCCTGGTGGACGCCCGTACGGATCGTCGCGCTCGTGGCGATCGGCATGTTCGCTCTCGGTCTGATCCAGAAGGTGCCCTGCTACGACGGCGCCTGGTTCTTCGGTGCCAGTTCGCAGTACACGCACGCGTGCTACTCGGACATCCCGCACCTCTACCAGGGGCGTGGATTCGCCGACGGGCTCGTTCCGTACTTCGACAGGCTCCCCGGCGACATGGACTACCTCGAATACCCGGTGCTGACCGGTGTGTTCATGGAGGTGGCCTCATGGCTCACGCCCAGCAGCGGCACCATCCAGCACCAGGAGCAGTGGTACTGGTTCGTCAACGCCGGGATGCTGATGGTGTGCGCTGCCGTCATCGCCGTCTGCGTGTCCCGTACGAACGCCCGGCGACCCTGGGACGGACTGCTGGTCGCCCTGGCCCCGGCCTTCGCGCTGACCGCCACCATCAACTGGGACCTGCTGGCAGTCGCTCTGACGGCCGCGGCGATGCTGATGTGGGCGCGCGGCCGTGCGCTCGCCTTCGGTGCCCTGCTGGGGCTCGCCACGGCCGCCAAGCTCTATCCCGTGCTGCTGCTCGGACCGCTGCTCGTCCTGTGCTGGCGCGCGGGCAAGTGGCGCGACTTCGGCAAGGCCCTCGGGGGTGCGGTGGTCGCCTGGCTCGTCGTGAACCTGCCGGTGATGCTCTTCGCCTTCGACGGCTGGTCGAAGTTCTACACGTTCAGTCAGGAGCGGGGCGTGGACTTCGGTTCCTTCTGGCTGATCTGGGCCCAGAACTCGAGCCACCCGCTCACCACCGACACGGTCAACATGCTGGCCACGCTGCTGATGGTGCTGTGCAGCGCGGGCATCGCGGCGCTCACCTTCACCGCTCCGCGCCGGCCGCGCTTCGCCCAGCTCGCCTTCCTGATCGTGGCGGCCTTCGTCGTCACGAACAAGGTCTACTCACCGCAGTACGTCCTGTGGCTGATCCCGCTGGCCGTGCTGGCCCGGCCGAAGTGGCGGGACTTCCTGATCTGGCAGGCGTGCGAGGTGGCGTACTTCCTGGGGATCTGGATGTACCTCGCGTACACGACGAGCGGCGACGCGCACAAGGGACTGCCCGCCCACGGCTACCACTGGGCGATCCTGCTGCACCTGTTGGGCACGCTGTACCTGTGCGCCGTGGTCGTCCGCGACATCCTCATGCCGGAGCGGGACGTGGTGCGCCGGAACGGAGCGGACGATCCCGCGGGTGGGGTTCTCGACGGTGCGGAGGACGTCTTCGTGCTGGGGACGTCCGGCCATCCGCCGCGGCACGCCGCCCACTTCGACGGTCCTCAGGTGGAGTGGAGAAGCCGGGACGCGGCGGCCCCCATGGTGCCCTCCGCGGAAACCCCGACGGGCGGTTCGCTCTGA
- a CDS encoding alanine racemase — protein MALTLYVDTARWRAHHKHVQEQFPGLVPVCKGNGYGFGHERLAEEATRLGSDILAVGTTYEAARIKDWFSGDLVVLTPYRRGEEPVPLPDRVIRSVSSIDGVYGLVGARVVIEVMSSMKRHGISEQDLPQLHAAIENVRLEGFAIHLPLDRTDGSDAVEEVIGWMDRLRAARLPLHTLFVSHLKADELARLQQQFPQTRFRARIGTRLWLGDHDATEYRGAVLDVTHVAKGDRFGYRQQKAASDGFLVVVAGGTSHGVGLEAPKALHGVMPRAKGVARAGLATVNRNLAPFVWAGKQRWFAEPPHMQVSILFVPSDAPEPKVGDELVAHLRHTTTQFDRIMDR, from the coding sequence ATGGCGCTCACGCTCTACGTCGACACCGCGCGCTGGCGGGCGCACCACAAGCACGTGCAGGAGCAGTTCCCGGGACTCGTCCCGGTCTGCAAGGGCAACGGCTACGGCTTCGGGCACGAACGCCTGGCGGAGGAGGCCACCCGACTGGGCTCGGACATCCTCGCCGTCGGCACGACCTACGAGGCCGCGCGGATCAAGGACTGGTTCAGCGGTGACCTGGTGGTGCTGACGCCGTACCGGCGCGGCGAGGAGCCCGTGCCGCTGCCCGACCGGGTCATCCGGTCGGTGTCGTCCATCGACGGCGTGTACGGCCTCGTCGGTGCCCGTGTGGTCATCGAGGTGATGTCCTCGATGAAGCGGCACGGCATCAGCGAGCAGGACCTCCCGCAGCTGCACGCCGCGATCGAGAACGTCCGGCTGGAGGGCTTCGCCATCCATCTGCCGCTGGACCGCACCGACGGCTCGGACGCCGTCGAGGAGGTCATCGGCTGGATGGACCGGCTGCGCGCGGCCCGGCTGCCGCTGCACACGCTGTTCGTCAGCCACCTCAAGGCCGACGAACTCGCCCGGCTCCAGCAGCAGTTCCCGCAGACCCGCTTCCGCGCCCGTATCGGCACGCGGCTGTGGCTGGGGGACCACGATGCCACCGAGTACCGCGGCGCGGTCCTGGACGTCACGCACGTCGCCAAGGGCGACCGCTTCGGCTACCGCCAGCAGAAGGCCGCCTCCGACGGCTTCCTGGTGGTCGTGGCGGGCGGTACGTCGCACGGTGTGGGCCTGGAGGCCCCGAAGGCGCTGCACGGTGTCATGCCGCGCGCCAAGGGCGTCGCACGGGCCGGTCTTGCCACGGTCAACCGGAACCTCGCCCCCTTCGTCTGGGCCGGCAAGCAGCGCTGGTTCGCGGAGCCGCCGCACATGCAGGTGTCCATCCTGTTCGTGCCCTCGGACGCGCCCGAGCCGAAGGTCGGCGATGAGCTGGTGGCCCATCTGCGACACACCACCACGCAGTTCGACCGCATCATGGATCGCTGA